The following coding sequences lie in one Haematobia irritans isolate KBUSLIRL chromosome 3, ASM5000362v1, whole genome shotgun sequence genomic window:
- the LOC142228878 gene encoding uncharacterized protein LOC142228878, which produces MSAVEVNTDEAQQEDGDKELKQILKTINCCAAFPYLKDAKINSSNLIYLQNEDIKEAIPVLGLRIEFREKLYKWRNEQVHHDEVPMPIAGPQAKDVHKKNCDFRGKQILNRSLADILCENAIGTAIIQYERKYQSLTKDYRDELINIIANEAVSNDIKIRINEFTLLLDEIVWVLPSEESVKDYYFIPRDGKENPSGKLYSKYKNRRAKRLKCDKSAAKFEEAEMDMDIREIPEVDENVATSIKTSLNRGSLDWEEVTEQWKKTFLLRRSELLKLSHTEFLSSWTKFAHAKAADLNVHGNSNTNTHTQIQNDSSTFNLNLPNYSISVPNKENVFQKESKIVSFSLDEIKTKVIELSLKLYDLNSVPRNLVLEIQSSVSSIISSAASIISSFIPEEKLKNELKSVLDFCKNPFQDISTEYKTIKLLKSLELYEDSKLVVIDEKITEVVQNGNPTLGPKKLEIVVMPLKFMIKSIFSIPNLLNLTLQNIQTSLSDDKLSSFANGDLFKKVVQQYPSRIQIPYILYFDDFQINNALGGNTYSVCGCYMQFPLIPKHLLSQLQFIFTAAFVSTKNLKECGNESSFHSFVEDLKQLELGIDLIVNGSVQKVHFILGLVVGDNLAVNSIVGYVQSFNAMHYCRACTRLKTQMQSDNREVSANLRSEFNYEIDLSKNNTTKTGIKESCVFADLNHFSVTNNYTFDLMHDLYEGVCAYDVCNILIALINNNILSLNTINSRKELFAYGEIEIGNISKPLEMDKLNSCNLKMSASEAAAFAHFLPLLIGDLVPVNNQYWGLLLLLLDIIEILLRPNYTHEDLQQLKSVISDHHILYKKLFGSLKPKHHFLVHYATSIQKCGPLKYLWCMRFEAKHKEAKIYCHNIPSRRNPPQTLAIKAGLKFSKFLVDHKNGLEPFLTCHSFVSKADANKYFEEIHFKPEIFFTEFEVCNDLTYKGTRYKSTYYLGIHSTNFELYKIIYLIIKDIENVFILCKEISIKSFDKHFRAYEVGSVKEQIQMKNINEFNTFPMHLYPINNGKVYARPKHVY; this is translated from the exons ATGAGTGCGGTTGAAGTAAATACGGACGAAGCACAACAGGAAGATGGAGACaaagaattaaaacaaattttaaaaacaataaactgTTGTGCGGCTTTCCCATACCTAAAAG ACGCAAAAATAAACAgctcaaatttaatttatttgcaaaacgAAGACATAAAGGAAGCCATTCCTGTTCTCGGACTTCGAATTGAATTTCGAGAAAAACTTTACAAATGGAGAAATGAACAG gtacaccacgatGAGGTACCAATGCCAATCGCGGGTCCTCAAGCGAAAGATGTCCACAAGAAGAATTGTGATTTTCgtgggaaacaaattttaaatagg agcttGGCGGACATATTATGCGAAAATGCTATTGGAACGGCAATTATTCAATATGAACGCAAGTATCAAAGCCTGACGAAAGACTATCGAGATGaacttataaatataattgcaaACGAGGCTGTATCTAATGATATAAAAATTAGGATTAATGAATTCACTTTGCTCCTTGATGAAATTGTATGGGTTTTGCCGTCTGAGGAATCTGTtaag gattattattttattcccCGTGATGGGAAAGAGAACCCAAGTGGAAAATtatattcaaaatataaaaaccgCCGGGCAAAACGACTTAAGTGCGATAAAAGCGCCGCAAAATTTGAGGAAGCTGAAATGGATATGGATATACGCGAGATTCCAGAAGTGGATGAGAATGTAGCGACGTCCATTAAAACCAGTCTAAATCGGGGATCATTAGACTGGGAGGAAGTAACTGAACAGtggaagaaaacttttcttcTTAGACGAAGCGAACTGCTAAAATTATCGCATACAGAATTTTTATCTTCGTGGACTAAATTTGCTCATGCCAAAGCAGCAGACTTg AATGTACATGGTAATAGCAACACAAATACACATACACAAATACAAAATGATTCATCaactttcaatttaaatttacccAATTATTCTATATCAGTtcctaacaaggaaaatgtttttcagaaAGAATCCAAAATTGTTTCTTTTTCTCTTGATGAAATTAAAACTAAAGTAATAGAGCTCTCTTTAAAATTATATGACTTGAATTCCGTACCTAGAAACTTAGTTCTTGAAATACAATCTTCTGTATCGTCAATAATTTCATCTGCAGCATCAATAATTTCCAGTTTTATAcccgaagaaaaattaaaaaacgagTTAAAATCGGTTTTGGATTTTTGTAAGAACCCTTTTCAGGATATATCCACAGAATACAAAACAATTAAATTGTTGAAAAGTTTAGAACTCTACGAAGATTCAAAACTTGTTGTAATAGATGAGAAAATAACTGAAGTAGTACAAAATGGCAATCCTACATTGGGACCAAAGAAATTGGAAATTGTTGTCATGCCACTAAAATTCATGATAAAATCTATTTTCAGTATTCCAAATCTTCTTAATCttactttacaaaatattcagacTTCTTTATCGGACGACAAGCTGAGTTCTTTCGCAAACGGAGATCTTTTTAAAAAAGTTGTACAACAATATCCGTCTcgaatacaaattccttatatattatattttgacgattttcaaataaataatgctCTGGGCGGCAATACGTACTCCGTTTGCGGTTGCTACATGCAATTTCCTTTGATTCCAAAACATTTGCTGTCCCAGTTGCAGTTTATTTTCACGGCCGCTTTTGTATCAACTAAAAATCTTAAAGAATGTGGAAATGAAAGTTCATTTCATAGCTTTGTAGAGGATTTAAAACAGCTGGAATTAGGCATAGATTTAATTGTCAATGGCAGTGTTCAAAAAGTTCATTTTATTCTTGGCTTAGTTGTCGGTGATAACTTGGCTGTTAATAGTATAGTGGGTTATGTACAATCATTTAACGCTATGCATTATTGTCGCGCCTGTACACGTTTGAAAACGCAAATGCAGTCAGATAATAGAGAAGTTTCCGCAAATTTGAGATCTGAATTTAATTACGAAATTGACCTCTCTAAAAATAATACCACTAAAACCGGAATAAAAGAATCTTGCGTATTTGCAGATCTCAACCATTTCAGTGTAACCAATAATTATACATTTGATTTAATGCACGATTTGTATGAGGGTGTTTGCGCGTACGATGTATGCAATATATTGATAGCATTGatcaataataatattttatcactcAACACGATAAATAGTAGAAAGGAACTTTTCGCATATGGTGAGATAGAAATCGGAAATATTTCAAAGCCTTTAGAAATGGATAAATTAAATTCTTGTAATTTGAAAATGTCAGCTAGCGAGGCTGCCGCTTTTGCCCATTTTTTACCTCTGCTAATTGGGGATCTAGTACCTGTCAATAATCAATATTGGGGTCTATTGCTTCTTTTGTTAGATATAATTGAAATACTACTTAGGCCTAATTATACACATGAAGACCTACAACAATTAAAATCAGTTATAAGCGATCACCATAtcttgtataaaaaattatttggtagcCTTAAACCCAAACACCACTTCCTCGTGCATTACGCGACGtcaatacaaaaatgtggtcCGTTAAAATACTTATGGTGCATGCGTTTCGAAGCAAAGCATAaagaggcaaaaatttattgccatAACATTCCATCGCGGCGCAATCCTCCACAAACTTTAGCAATTAAAGCGggtctcaaattttcaaaatttttagttgatcACAAAAACGGCCTAGAACCTTTTTTAACTTGCCATTCTTTTGTTTCGAAAGCAgatgcaaataaatattttgaagaaattcattttaagcctgaaattttttttacggaATTTGAAGTCTGTAATGATTTAACTTATAAAGGAACTCGATATAAATCAACTTATTATTTGGGGATTCACTCAACAAATTttgaattatataaaataatatacctCATAATAAAGgacattgaaaatgtttttattttatgtaaagaaatttcaattaaaagtttcgaTAAACACTTCAGAGCCTATGAAGTTGGTTCAGTTAAAGAAcaaattcaaatgaaaaataTCAATGAATTCAATACATTTCCAATGCATTTGTATCCTATCAATAATGGGAAAGTATATGCCAGACCCAAACATGTATACTag